One genomic segment of Ferrimonas sp. YFM includes these proteins:
- a CDS encoding DJ-1/PfpI family protein gives MKRVMLFLCQGLEELEAAAFTDVFGWTTTYGLEPVELVTVGLRPKVRCAWNFTIEPQYLLDEIDPDSFDALAIPGGMSRSGFYEDAYDERLLQLIRRFHHSDRWVASVCVGALPMAKAGVLEGRRATTYQFSDKRRTQLKQMGAQLCDQPLVEDSRLITSQNPASAVAVALRLAEVLTSRANLERICEGMGFPVPEPL, from the coding sequence ATGAAAAGAGTGATGCTGTTCCTCTGTCAGGGGCTGGAGGAACTGGAGGCGGCGGCCTTTACCGATGTGTTCGGCTGGACTACCACCTATGGGCTGGAACCGGTTGAGCTGGTGACCGTGGGGCTGAGACCTAAGGTGCGCTGTGCCTGGAACTTCACCATAGAGCCTCAGTATCTGCTGGATGAGATAGACCCGGACAGCTTCGATGCCCTGGCCATTCCCGGCGGCATGAGCCGTTCGGGGTTCTACGAGGATGCCTATGATGAGCGGCTGCTGCAGTTGATTCGGCGCTTCCACCACAGCGACCGTTGGGTGGCGTCGGTCTGTGTCGGTGCCCTGCCCATGGCCAAGGCCGGAGTGCTTGAGGGGCGCCGGGCCACCACCTACCAGTTCAGTGACAAGCGCCGGACTCAGCTTAAGCAGATGGGGGCGCAGTTGTGCGATCAGCCCCTGGTGGAAGACAGTCGGCTGATCACCTCACAAAACCCGGCCAGTGCGGTGGCCGTTGCCCTGCGTCTGGCGGAGGTGCTCACCTCCAGAGCCAACCTGGAGCGGATCTGCGAAGGGATGGGCTTCCCGGTGCCCGAGCCTCTCTGA
- a CDS encoding 4Fe-4S dicluster domain-containing protein, which translates to MLDRRSILKLMAGGALSVGSLSFISAADAVAAIRAKGGKHLAMVVDLRRCNGCKACVVSCGNENGSLPKENRTSVYQASSEVQGKPYAFNLPLLCNNCDKPSCVEICPTGATFKRKEDGIVVVDSTECIGCEMCIEACPYEGVRFVNSNTGTVDKCNFCVQRTSRGLLPACVTTCTGGARIFGDINDKSSEIAKMLEQEKPLVLQAANNTHPNVFYIGLTEAESNAQFSLKFPQEWQR; encoded by the coding sequence ATGTTAGATAGAAGATCGATACTGAAACTGATGGCAGGGGGAGCCCTGAGCGTCGGCTCCCTCTCCTTTATCTCCGCCGCCGACGCGGTGGCCGCCATCCGCGCCAAAGGTGGCAAGCATCTGGCCATGGTCGTCGACCTGCGTCGCTGCAATGGCTGTAAGGCCTGTGTGGTCTCCTGCGGTAACGAAAACGGCAGCCTGCCCAAGGAAAACCGAACCTCGGTCTACCAGGCCAGCTCAGAGGTTCAGGGCAAACCCTACGCCTTCAACCTGCCGCTGCTGTGCAACAACTGCGACAAGCCCAGCTGCGTCGAGATCTGCCCCACCGGTGCCACCTTCAAACGAAAGGAGGACGGCATCGTGGTGGTGGATTCCACCGAATGCATCGGCTGCGAGATGTGCATCGAGGCCTGTCCCTACGAGGGGGTCCGCTTCGTCAACTCCAACACTGGCACGGTGGATAAGTGCAACTTCTGTGTGCAGCGCACCTCCCGGGGCCTGCTGCCCGCCTGTGTCACCACCTGCACCGGTGGCGCCCGCATCTTCGGTGACATCAACGACAAGAGCAGCGAGATCGCCAAGATGCTGGAGCAGGAGAAGCCGCTGGTGCTCCAGGCGGCCAACAACACCCACCCCAATGTGTTCTACATCGGCCTGACCGAAGCGGAGAGCAACGCCCAATTCAGCCTGAAATTCCCCCAAGAGTGGCAGAGGTAA